One genomic window of Vicinamibacterales bacterium includes the following:
- the thiL gene encoding thiamine-phosphate kinase produces the protein MKHGPSNTRDSLGERELIAAIRARTPTAAWLTIGIGDDAAVAEPARGALEILTTDALVESVHFDRRLSSPADIGWKALAVNLSDVAAMGGTPRLALLSLGVPEHMDGREVNELVDGFLELASQNGVVLAGGNVTRSPGPLFVDVTVTGFARRRNVLTRSGGRSGDDVYVSGTIGAAAAGLSWWKESGDAKELAGFQECIERHRRPQPRTRLGALLGRNRAASACMDLSDGLADAVRQVAEASGTGARIDASLLPIDPAVREWFSRRGLDAAAAAAAGGDDYELLFTVPRRRRGRLATVVRQARGVSVTRIGALTAEPGVFLVRGEASEPLPAGFVHF, from the coding sequence GTGAAACACGGGCCGTCGAATACGCGCGATAGTCTCGGCGAGCGCGAGCTGATCGCCGCGATTCGTGCGCGAACGCCGACGGCGGCGTGGCTCACGATCGGCATCGGCGACGACGCGGCGGTCGCAGAGCCGGCGCGCGGCGCGCTCGAGATCCTCACCACCGACGCGCTCGTCGAGTCCGTGCATTTCGATCGGCGCCTCAGCTCGCCTGCCGACATCGGCTGGAAAGCCCTCGCGGTGAACCTCTCTGACGTGGCGGCGATGGGCGGCACGCCGCGGCTGGCGCTGCTCTCGCTCGGCGTGCCCGAACACATGGACGGCCGAGAGGTGAACGAGCTGGTCGACGGCTTCCTCGAGCTGGCCTCTCAGAACGGGGTCGTCCTGGCGGGCGGCAACGTGACGCGATCGCCCGGTCCCCTCTTCGTCGACGTCACCGTCACCGGCTTCGCCCGCCGCCGCAACGTGCTCACCCGCAGCGGCGGACGCTCCGGCGACGACGTCTACGTCTCTGGCACGATCGGAGCGGCCGCGGCCGGACTTTCGTGGTGGAAGGAGTCGGGGGACGCGAAGGAGCTCGCCGGATTCCAGGAGTGTATCGAGCGACATCGACGGCCGCAGCCGCGCACCAGGCTCGGCGCGCTGCTCGGTCGCAACCGCGCGGCGAGCGCCTGCATGGATCTCAGCGACGGGCTGGCCGACGCCGTCCGCCAGGTCGCCGAGGCGTCTGGCACCGGTGCCCGGATCGACGCCTCGCTGCTGCCGATCGATCCGGCGGTCCGCGAGTGGTTTTCGCGCCGCGGCCTCGATGCCGCGGCCGCCGCAGCGGCGGGCGGCGACGACTACGAACTGCTCTTCACGGTGCCGCGCCGTCGCCGCGGCCGCCTGGCGACCGTCGTCAGGCAGGCGCGGGGCGTGTCTGTCACGCGTATCGGCGCACTCACGGCCGAACCCGGCGTGTTCCTGGTTCGCGGCGAGGCATCGGAACCGCTGCCCGCCGGTTTCGTGCATTTCTAG
- the pheS gene encoding phenylalanine--tRNA ligase subunit alpha yields the protein MTDDYSRLLESHRSQFDSDAAAASNDVDVRGVRDKYLSRKNGLIGALMKAVAGAPAEKRPALGRAANELKQYAETVIEQKLAAAGDAARLRAARADTLDVTLPGRAPLVGRRHPLTVMRDRVEAIFLRMGFLVVEGPELEDDYHNFEALNMPAEHPARDMQDTLYLAAPVASVSGAPATLLRTHTSGMQIRYMETHQPPVRLIAPGRVYRRDGLDLTHSPMFTQVEGLVVGEAVTLADLKGTLVTFAHELFGADRGTRFRPSFFPYTEPSGELDISCAACGGTGRVGPRRGEAAGERGCGMCKGTGWIEVLGSGMVHPAVFEAVGYDAERYTGFAFGVGIERLALLKWGIEDIRLFYENDLRFLEQFPL from the coding sequence ATGACCGACGACTACAGCCGGCTGCTCGAGTCGCATCGAAGCCAGTTCGACAGCGACGCGGCCGCCGCATCGAATGACGTCGACGTGCGCGGCGTACGCGACAAGTACCTGTCTCGCAAGAACGGGCTCATCGGCGCGTTGATGAAGGCCGTGGCGGGCGCGCCCGCCGAGAAGCGGCCGGCGCTCGGTCGCGCCGCGAACGAACTGAAACAGTACGCCGAGACCGTGATCGAGCAGAAGCTTGCCGCGGCCGGCGACGCGGCGCGTCTCCGCGCCGCGCGCGCCGACACGCTCGACGTGACACTGCCGGGCCGCGCGCCGCTCGTCGGCCGGCGGCACCCGCTCACGGTCATGCGCGATCGCGTCGAGGCCATCTTCCTGCGCATGGGATTTCTCGTCGTCGAGGGACCCGAGCTCGAAGACGACTACCACAACTTCGAAGCGCTCAACATGCCGGCCGAACACCCGGCGCGCGACATGCAGGACACGCTCTACCTCGCGGCGCCGGTGGCGTCCGTGTCGGGCGCGCCCGCTACGCTGCTGCGGACGCATACCTCCGGCATGCAGATCCGCTATATGGAGACGCACCAGCCGCCCGTGCGCCTGATCGCGCCTGGGCGCGTCTACCGCCGTGACGGGCTCGACCTGACGCACTCCCCCATGTTCACGCAGGTCGAGGGGCTGGTGGTCGGCGAAGCCGTCACCCTGGCGGATCTCAAGGGGACGCTCGTCACCTTCGCCCACGAGCTGTTCGGCGCCGATCGCGGCACCCGCTTCCGTCCGAGCTTCTTCCCGTACACCGAGCCGAGCGGCGAGCTCGACATCAGCTGCGCCGCGTGCGGCGGGACCGGCCGCGTCGGGCCGAGGCGCGGCGAGGCTGCCGGCGAACGCGGCTGCGGCATGTGCAAGGGGACCGGTTGGATCGAAGTCCTCGGCAGCGGCATGGTGCACCCGGCGGTCTTCGAGGCCGTCGGCTACGACGCCGAGAGGTACACGGGCTTTGCCTTCGGTGTCGGCATCGAGCGGCTGGCGCTCCTCAAGTGGGGCATCGAGGACATCCGCCTGTTCTACGAAAACGACCTGCGATTCCTGGAGCAGTTCCCCCTGTGA
- the infC gene encoding translation initiation factor IF-3: MAFDRSPRRDDRTRVNERIRVREVRVIDEDGSQLGIMPPPQALAIARQKGLDLVEIAATAVPPVCRIMDFGRYQYQEQKRARSAKKHQKIIEVKEIKFRPKVDEHDYQFKKKHIERFLEDGDKVKATIFFRGREMAHPEIGRRILERLIGELADVAVAETTPRQEGNQMHTILSQKAGAKRPKTTKDGEGTKEREGTKEHA; this comes from the coding sequence ATCGCATTTGATCGCAGTCCGCGGCGCGACGATCGCACGCGGGTCAACGAACGCATCCGGGTTCGCGAAGTCCGCGTCATCGACGAGGACGGCTCGCAGCTCGGGATCATGCCACCGCCGCAGGCGCTGGCCATCGCGCGGCAGAAGGGGCTCGACCTCGTGGAGATCGCGGCAACCGCGGTCCCGCCGGTCTGCCGCATCATGGACTTCGGGCGCTATCAGTATCAGGAACAGAAGCGCGCGCGGTCGGCGAAGAAGCACCAGAAGATCATCGAGGTCAAGGAAATCAAGTTCCGCCCGAAAGTCGACGAGCACGACTACCAGTTCAAGAAGAAGCACATCGAGCGCTTCCTCGAGGACGGCGACAAGGTGAAGGCGACGATCTTCTTCCGCGGACGCGAGATGGCGCACCCCGAGATCGGACGCCGCATTCTGGAGCGGCTGATCGGCGAGCTCGCCGACGTGGCGGTGGCCGAGACCACGCCGCGCCAGGAAGGCAACCAGATGCACACGATCCTGTCGCAGAAGGCGGGCGCCAAGAGGCCGAAGACCACGAAGGACGGCGAAGGAACGAAGGAGCGCGAAGGAACGAAGGAACATGCCTAA
- the rny gene encoding ribonuclease Y, whose protein sequence is MSLPVVLLALGAACDLLALGAAIWWVASRKRIASDTVGRAQDEAQQIRRAAERDAESLKKEAQLEAREKSHGVVAAAEQQARARQLEIAGLDQALAERTRALTERLADAERTERELRARDTRLIDLQHRADTAAARADQLVADRQRELQRVAGMTGEEAREFLLKQIEADARRDAANLVKRLEAEARETAGQRAQQIIADAIQRSAADHAIETTVSVVDLPSDDMKGRIIGREGRNIRALEQATGVELIVDDTPGAIILSSFDPFRREVARQAIARLIADGRIHPARIEEVVEKVKAEMEDSVRREGEAAAFELGLYDLHPEVLRLMGRLKFRTSYGQNVLNHSREVAFLAGIMAKELGLNGHVAARAAFLHDIGKAIDRDLQGTHLELGLDFLRKHGESEPVLLAVAAHHMDIDWPSLEAMIVQAADAISAARPGARRDILESYVKRLEKLESIADSFHGVSKAFALQAGREIRIVVESDQISDEETVWLSRDIAKRIENELEYPGQIKVTVIRETRAVEYAR, encoded by the coding sequence ATGAGCCTCCCCGTCGTGCTCCTGGCGCTCGGAGCAGCGTGCGATTTGCTCGCGCTGGGCGCCGCGATCTGGTGGGTGGCGAGCCGCAAGCGCATCGCCAGCGACACCGTCGGCCGCGCGCAGGATGAAGCGCAGCAGATCCGCCGCGCCGCCGAGCGCGACGCCGAGTCCCTCAAAAAAGAAGCGCAGCTCGAAGCGCGCGAGAAATCACACGGCGTCGTCGCCGCCGCCGAACAGCAGGCGCGCGCTCGTCAGCTGGAAATCGCCGGCCTCGACCAGGCGCTCGCCGAGCGCACCCGCGCCCTCACCGAGCGCCTCGCCGACGCTGAGCGGACCGAGCGTGAGCTGCGCGCCCGCGACACCCGGCTCATCGACCTGCAGCACCGCGCCGACACGGCGGCCGCGCGCGCCGACCAGCTCGTCGCCGACCGGCAGCGCGAGCTGCAGCGCGTGGCGGGGATGACCGGCGAGGAGGCGCGCGAGTTCCTGCTCAAGCAGATCGAAGCCGACGCCCGCCGCGATGCCGCCAACCTGGTCAAGCGCCTCGAGGCCGAGGCCCGCGAAACCGCCGGCCAGCGCGCGCAGCAGATCATCGCCGACGCGATCCAGCGGAGCGCCGCCGACCACGCCATCGAGACCACCGTCTCGGTCGTCGACCTGCCGAGCGACGATATGAAGGGGAGGATCATCGGCCGCGAAGGGCGCAACATCCGCGCGCTCGAGCAGGCGACGGGCGTCGAGCTCATCGTCGACGACACCCCCGGAGCGATCATCCTGTCGTCGTTCGATCCCTTCCGGCGCGAGGTCGCGCGCCAGGCCATCGCGCGGCTGATCGCCGATGGCCGGATCCACCCGGCGCGCATCGAGGAGGTCGTCGAAAAGGTCAAGGCCGAGATGGAGGACTCCGTCCGCCGCGAGGGAGAAGCCGCCGCCTTCGAGCTCGGCCTCTATGACCTGCACCCGGAAGTGCTCCGGCTGATGGGCCGGCTGAAGTTCCGCACGAGTTACGGCCAGAACGTGCTCAACCACTCGCGCGAGGTGGCGTTCCTGGCCGGCATCATGGCGAAAGAGCTCGGGCTGAACGGCCACGTCGCGGCGCGTGCCGCCTTCCTGCACGACATCGGCAAGGCGATCGATCGCGATCTGCAGGGAACCCATCTCGAGCTCGGCCTCGACTTCCTTCGCAAGCACGGCGAGAGCGAGCCGGTGCTGCTGGCGGTGGCGGCCCACCACATGGACATCGACTGGCCCTCGCTCGAAGCGATGATCGTCCAGGCCGCCGACGCGATCTCGGCCGCGCGGCCCGGCGCGCGGCGCGACATCCTCGAGTCGTATGTGAAGCGGCTCGAAAAACTCGAGAGCATCGCCGACTCGTTCCACGGCGTCTCGAAGGCCTTCGCGCTCCAGGCCGGGCGGGAGATTCGCATCGTCGTCGAGAGCGATCAGATCAGCGACGAAGAGACCGTCTGGCTCTCCAGGGACATCGCCAAGCGGATCGAGAACGAACTCGAGTATCCAGGCCAGATCAAGGTCACCGTCATCCGTGAAACACGGGCCGTCGAATACGCGCGATAG
- the rpmI gene encoding 50S ribosomal protein L35, producing the protein MPKLKSHRGAAKRFKKTASGKFKRGNAFKAHILTSKDRSRKRKLKGTTMVSPQDTAKLRRMLPY; encoded by the coding sequence ATGCCTAAACTGAAGAGCCACCGGGGCGCGGCCAAGCGCTTCAAGAAGACCGCGAGCGGCAAGTTCAAGCGCGGCAACGCATTCAAGGCGCACATCCTGACCAGCAAGGATCGCAGCCGCAAGCGCAAGCTGAAGGGGACGACGATGGTGTCTCCGCAGGACACGGCGAAGCTGCGCCGGATGCTGCCCTACTAG
- the pheT gene encoding phenylalanine--tRNA ligase subunit beta: protein MKLPYAWLTELVKVRADVDAVASALAARGFEVAAVDAGVIDFEITANRPDCLSILGLAREASAAFGVPLQMPDATLPPAGQPQPIDVVIEDPELCPRYCAQVFEVRSTGHTPDWMRQRLEACGVRSTSPIVDTTNYVMLETGQPTHAFDYARLAGRTLRIRRAAPGERITTLDGVARVLDTEMLVIADGERPQAVAGVMGGAHSEIAAGTRLMVLESACFKPAAVRRTSKRLGLKTEASTRFERGADVNAAAAAIGRIAALLQQIGAAQPLGPTVDRYPAPRTPLVLTLRASRIERLLGVPVAEAEVPRRLEPLGFSVSQAELPTSTAPVPTVWSVTVPTFRVDVLREVDLIEEIARDDGYRGLPATFPAPDALQPAPDGRAARDQRLRHVLTACGFSEAMTFAFIEAEAAAPFAEDAASLVRVANPLSEKFAVLRPSLLAGLVDAAAHNRRRQHADVRLFEVGTRFKASGEARTVAGVWTGAAQPPHWSGGARSVDFFDVKGVVEAIARAFHAPVACAPADIPYLVPGRSAVISLDGQPGIIGVVGQIAPAIAEARGCPNGEPVWAFELDAGPLGSADTAEALRAEPLPRFPSIVRDLSILVDSTLPASTVRGTIRSSAPPTLVQAIEFDRYTGKGVPEDRVSLSLRLMFRSPERTLTDAEADAAMDSIVRALAAAHGAVRR from the coding sequence GTGAAGCTTCCCTACGCGTGGCTCACCGAGCTGGTCAAGGTGCGCGCGGACGTCGACGCGGTGGCGTCGGCGCTGGCGGCGCGCGGATTCGAGGTCGCGGCGGTCGACGCCGGCGTGATCGATTTCGAGATCACGGCGAATCGGCCCGACTGTCTCAGCATCCTCGGGCTGGCGCGGGAAGCCTCGGCGGCGTTTGGCGTCCCCCTGCAAATGCCGGACGCGACACTGCCGCCGGCCGGCCAGCCGCAGCCGATCGACGTCGTCATCGAGGATCCGGAACTCTGTCCCCGCTACTGCGCGCAGGTGTTCGAGGTCCGATCGACCGGGCACACCCCCGACTGGATGCGGCAGCGACTCGAGGCATGCGGGGTGCGCAGCACCAGCCCGATCGTCGACACCACCAACTACGTGATGCTCGAAACGGGGCAGCCGACGCATGCGTTCGACTATGCGAGGCTTGCCGGACGCACGCTGCGCATCCGGCGCGCCGCGCCGGGTGAACGGATCACGACGCTGGACGGCGTCGCGCGGGTCCTCGACACCGAGATGCTGGTCATCGCCGATGGCGAACGGCCACAGGCAGTGGCGGGAGTGATGGGGGGGGCGCACTCCGAGATCGCCGCCGGCACGCGGCTCATGGTGCTGGAGAGCGCTTGTTTCAAGCCAGCCGCGGTTCGCCGCACCAGCAAGCGGCTCGGCCTGAAAACCGAAGCGTCGACGCGTTTCGAGCGCGGCGCCGACGTCAACGCGGCGGCGGCGGCGATCGGGCGCATCGCGGCGCTGCTGCAGCAGATCGGCGCGGCGCAGCCGCTTGGCCCGACCGTCGATCGCTATCCCGCGCCACGGACGCCCCTGGTCCTGACCCTGCGCGCATCGCGCATCGAGCGTCTGCTCGGGGTTCCGGTGGCGGAGGCTGAGGTCCCGCGGCGTCTCGAGCCGCTGGGTTTTTCGGTGTCCCAGGCGGAGCTCCCCACCTCCACCGCGCCTGTTCCGACCGTCTGGTCCGTCACCGTCCCGACCTTCCGCGTGGACGTGCTGCGCGAGGTCGACCTCATCGAGGAGATCGCGCGGGACGACGGTTACCGGGGCCTGCCGGCGACCTTTCCCGCACCAGACGCGCTGCAGCCGGCTCCGGATGGGCGCGCGGCGCGGGATCAGCGCCTGCGTCACGTGCTCACCGCGTGCGGTTTTTCCGAAGCGATGACCTTCGCCTTCATCGAGGCTGAAGCGGCGGCGCCGTTCGCGGAGGACGCCGCGTCACTCGTCAGAGTGGCCAACCCCCTGTCCGAAAAGTTCGCGGTGCTGCGGCCCTCCCTGCTGGCCGGACTGGTCGACGCGGCCGCGCACAATCGGCGCCGGCAGCACGCCGATGTGCGGTTGTTCGAAGTCGGCACGCGCTTCAAGGCGTCCGGGGAGGCGCGCACCGTCGCCGGCGTCTGGACAGGCGCGGCACAGCCGCCACACTGGTCGGGCGGTGCGCGCAGCGTGGACTTCTTCGACGTCAAAGGGGTCGTCGAGGCGATCGCGCGCGCCTTCCACGCGCCGGTCGCCTGCGCGCCGGCCGATATTCCCTACCTCGTCCCGGGCCGGTCCGCGGTCATCAGTCTTGACGGCCAACCCGGCATCATCGGCGTCGTTGGCCAGATCGCCCCCGCGATCGCCGAGGCCCGAGGCTGTCCGAACGGCGAGCCGGTCTGGGCTTTCGAGCTCGACGCGGGGCCGCTCGGATCGGCTGACACGGCCGAAGCGCTGCGCGCCGAGCCGCTGCCACGGTTCCCGTCGATCGTCCGAGACCTGTCGATCCTCGTCGATAGCACCTTGCCTGCCAGCACGGTTCGTGGCACGATCCGCTCGTCGGCTCCTCCGACGCTCGTGCAGGCGATCGAGTTCGATCGGTATACGGGCAAGGGGGTGCCGGAGGATCGCGTCAGCCTGTCGCTGCGTCTGATGTTCCGATCGCCGGAACGGACGCTGACCGACGCCGAGGCCGACGCCGCGATGGATTCGATCGTGCGCGCGCTTGCGGCCGCGCACGGGGCAGTCAGGCGCTGA
- the rplT gene encoding 50S ribosomal protein L20, translating to MPRVKRGNVRRAKRKKLLARAKGFYQTKSKLYRSAKESVDTALKYAFVGRRNKKRDFRRLWVMRINAAAREHGLTYGQFIAGLKAAGNVLDRKSLAELAVSSPASFAKLAKTAASAKPIVAKRPARGADKPARPAKAKAEAGA from the coding sequence ATGCCTCGAGTCAAACGTGGAAATGTCCGTCGCGCGAAGCGCAAGAAGCTGCTCGCCCGCGCCAAAGGGTTTTACCAGACCAAGAGCAAGCTCTATCGCTCGGCGAAGGAATCGGTCGACACCGCACTCAAGTACGCGTTCGTCGGCCGGCGCAACAAGAAGCGCGATTTCCGCCGCCTGTGGGTGATGCGGATCAACGCGGCCGCGCGTGAGCACGGCCTGACCTACGGCCAGTTCATCGCCGGCCTCAAGGCGGCTGGCAACGTACTGGATCGCAAGAGCCTCGCCGAGCTTGCCGTGTCGTCGCCGGCCTCGTTCGCCAAGCTGGCCAAGACGGCGGCGAGCGCCAAGCCGATCGTCGCGAAGCGCCCGGCGCGCGGCGCCGACAAGCCGGCGCGACCGGCCAAGGCGAAGGCCGAAGCCGGCGCGTAG
- a CDS encoding cell division protein ZapA encodes MESRVVSIEINGIRYPIRSHLDAAYIADLAAYVEQKMVLAAKESPAGDTLKIAVLAALNIADECFRAREEGTAQRTGINERAQELERMLDLALAGSEPLARAAGSH; translated from the coding sequence ATGGAATCCCGCGTCGTCAGCATCGAGATCAACGGCATCCGGTATCCGATCCGCAGTCATCTCGATGCCGCCTACATCGCGGATCTCGCCGCGTATGTCGAGCAGAAGATGGTGCTTGCGGCGAAGGAGTCGCCGGCCGGCGACACGCTGAAGATTGCGGTCCTCGCCGCGCTCAATATCGCCGACGAGTGCTTCCGCGCCCGTGAGGAGGGCACCGCCCAGCGGACGGGCATCAACGAGCGCGCGCAAGAACTGGAGCGGATGCTGGACCTGGCGCTCGCGGGCAGCGAACCGCTTGCCCGGGCAGCCGGTTCACACTAA